One segment of Sinorhizobium sp. BG8 DNA contains the following:
- a CDS encoding acyl-CoA dehydrogenase family protein: MTQLTYAWGSAPGNDYEALSAPFRPIFEDIAKEAARRDQERDLPHAAIRKLKEAGFGAVRLPRENGGRGASLPQFFNLLIELSEADSNVTQALRAHFGFTEDILNSRSPDRRAIWFERIARGEIVGSAWSEIGEGAALSRFSTQVAEKNGKLVLNGAKYYTTGSLFADWIDVGASDAEGEGISVAVRRNADGVEVIDDWDGFGQVLTASGTATFRDVAIAPDQVVVDDDRFKYSAAFYQLVHLATLAGIGRAITNDVAKAVAERKRTYTHAAASVSSRDPQVLQVVGRIRAAAYAASAIVLQAANSLERAFETHFSRDPEAEETANALAELETAQAQTVVSDLILDASTLLFDALGASATKKPAGLDRHWRNARTLASHNPRIYKHRIIGDFAVNGTPPPYQWRIGASGG; encoded by the coding sequence ATGACGCAGCTCACCTATGCCTGGGGCTCCGCCCCGGGAAACGACTATGAGGCCTTGTCGGCTCCCTTCCGTCCGATCTTCGAGGATATCGCGAAGGAGGCAGCGCGACGGGATCAGGAGCGGGACCTCCCTCACGCAGCCATCCGCAAGCTGAAGGAGGCCGGCTTCGGGGCCGTGCGACTTCCGCGCGAGAATGGCGGCCGGGGAGCTTCCTTGCCGCAGTTCTTCAACCTGCTGATCGAGCTGTCCGAAGCGGATTCCAACGTAACGCAGGCCTTGCGCGCCCATTTCGGCTTTACCGAGGATATCCTCAATTCCCGTTCGCCGGACCGCCGTGCCATCTGGTTCGAGCGCATCGCCCGTGGAGAAATCGTCGGCAGCGCGTGGAGCGAGATCGGCGAAGGGGCAGCGCTTTCCCGGTTTTCCACCCAGGTCGCGGAAAAGAACGGCAAGCTCGTTCTCAACGGCGCGAAGTACTACACGACCGGTTCGCTGTTTGCCGACTGGATCGATGTCGGGGCGTCGGACGCTGAAGGCGAGGGGATCTCGGTCGCCGTGAGGCGCAATGCGGACGGTGTCGAGGTGATCGACGACTGGGACGGCTTCGGCCAGGTGCTGACCGCGAGCGGCACGGCAACGTTCCGCGATGTCGCCATTGCTCCGGACCAGGTCGTGGTCGATGACGACCGCTTCAAATACAGTGCCGCCTTCTACCAGCTGGTGCATCTGGCGACTCTCGCGGGGATCGGGCGCGCGATCACCAATGATGTGGCGAAGGCGGTTGCCGAGCGCAAGCGCACCTATACGCATGCTGCCGCATCTGTTTCCAGCCGGGATCCGCAGGTGCTGCAGGTGGTCGGCCGCATACGCGCAGCAGCCTACGCGGCGAGCGCAATCGTGCTTCAGGCCGCAAACAGTCTGGAACGCGCGTTCGAAACGCACTTCTCCAGAGACCCGGAAGCGGAGGAGACGGCGAATGCCCTTGCCGAGCTGGAGACTGCCCAGGCGCAAACCGTCGTTTCCGACCTGATTCTCGACGCCTCGACCCTCCTCTTCGACGCACTCGGCGCTTCCGCGACCAAGAAGCCGGCCGGCCTCGACAGGCACTGGCGCAATGCCCGGACCCTCGCGTCCCATAACCCCCGTATCTACAAGCACCGCATCATCGGTGACTTCGCCGTCAACGGCACCCCGCCGCCCTATCAGTGGCGGATCGGCGCAAGCGGAGGATGA